A stretch of DNA from Methanoplanus endosymbiosus:
CCGGATTTCCGGTCAGAAACCGGCTACAGGTTCACCGTCAGTGCTGTACCCGTTCTCCTTCTCTCTGACAAAGAGCATCAGTACAATTCCGAGAATCTCAATTCCCATCAGGAAGAGGAATGCAACATCAAATGCACCGGCAAGATCTGAGACCGGGAGGTTGTGTATGGACTCATCTGCAAGTTTAGGTCCGAGTGCTGCGGTGGCAATCAGCATGACAAGAGCAACCCCAAGTGAAGAACCAAGGTTTGTCATCATCTTTATCATGCCGGAGGTAGTCCCCCTCTCTTTTTCCGGCGATTCTCCCATTACTGCACTGTTTAGAGGTGCATATGCGATTCCTGTTCCTGCTCCAAGAAGGAAGAGATATATGACCACATGGCCTACACTGGTATTCTGGCTGATTGTTGAGAGTAGCAGGAGTGAGATGGCACAGACTACGAATCCGGCGATAATAGGTTTCTTAGTTCCCAGCACATCTGAGAATCTGCCGGCAATCGGTGATGTGAGGATCATTCCGATTGGGAGAGCAAGAAGGACTGTTCCTGCGTTGTCAGTCGGCAGATCCTTTACCAGTTCCAGGAAGAACGGCATCAGAATCATCACTCCCGCCATTGCCATCTGTATGAGCATGACACTTATATTCTGAATGGTAAATGCCCTGTTGGAGAAGAGACCGGTATTTATCAACGGCTCTCCCGCTCTCTTTTCCCTGAACCAGAATATAATCCAGAATATTACGGATATAATCAGGGCCGGAATTCCTCCCGTTGAATCTGTTCCCTGAAGGGAGGTTAATCCATATATAAGAGTACTTAATGCAATGAAGACAAGTGCCACTCCGGGAATGTCAATTTTACCTCCTGGCGAGACCGGATTTTGCCGGGGCAGAGTATGCAGTCCCAGCAGAATGGCGATGATTCCCACCGGAAGATTGACATAAAATATGAAGCTCCAGGAAAATGCACTTGTTAAAAATCCACCCATGACAGGACCAAGTGCCGCTCCAAGCATGGTAAACATTGCAACAATGCCGAGTGCCTGCCCACGAAGTGATGGTGCAAGGTAGCTTGTGACCATCACTGCTCCAAGTGCCGCTATTATCGCCCCTCCTGTTGCCTGAAGCATACGTGATATTATCAGAATGTCAATGGAGGAGGCAAATCCGCACAATGCAGATCCAACAGTAAATATGGCAAAACCTGCCAGGAATACTTTCCGGTATCCCTTTATGTCACCAAGACGGGCTGCGGCGAGCAGCAGGCTGACAAGGATTATCAGGTAAGCATTCAGAACCCAGGAGGCCGTCACTGTTGAGACATCAAATGCTTTTGCTATTGAGGGAAGAGCAATATTGACTATTGTGGCATCAAGTCCCGCCATAAATGATCCAAGTGAGATGACGATGACTATCATCAGCTCCTTTACGGACATCTTCTGACGGGCGGGTTGTTCGTTCATAATTATATAAAATCCTTCTGTCCTGATATATATTTATTGATTTTTTTGGCAGGACACTTAAGGTTGAGGATTCAGGGCGGTAATACATTATATTTCCGGATAGCACCGGAATAATTCATATTATTGATTTACTCACTTCAGCGGTCAGACAATAAAATGGCAGTGTCG
This window harbors:
- a CDS encoding MFS transporter; protein product: MNEQPARQKMSVKELMIVIVISLGSFMAGLDATIVNIALPSIAKAFDVSTVTASWVLNAYLIILVSLLLAAARLGDIKGYRKVFLAGFAIFTVGSALCGFASSIDILIISRMLQATGGAIIAALGAVMVTSYLAPSLRGQALGIVAMFTMLGAALGPVMGGFLTSAFSWSFIFYVNLPVGIIAILLGLHTLPRQNPVSPGGKIDIPGVALVFIALSTLIYGLTSLQGTDSTGGIPALIISVIFWIIFWFREKRAGEPLINTGLFSNRAFTIQNISVMLIQMAMAGVMILMPFFLELVKDLPTDNAGTVLLALPIGMILTSPIAGRFSDVLGTKKPIIAGFVVCAISLLLLSTISQNTSVGHVVIYLFLLGAGTGIAYAPLNSAVMGESPEKERGTTSGMIKMMTNLGSSLGVALVMLIATAALGPKLADESIHNLPVSDLAGAFDVAFLFLMGIEILGIVLMLFVREKENGYSTDGEPVAGF